The following coding sequences are from one Seonamhaeicola sp. ML3 window:
- the lysS gene encoding lysine--tRNA ligase, whose product MSQLSEQELVRREKLGKLRDLGINPYPADLYPVDHTSKQIKDSFEDGKEVVIAGRLMMIKVQGKASFAQLQDGEGKIQVYFNRDEICPGEDKTKYNDVFKKLIDFGDFVGIEGELFTTQVGEKTVKVKDFTLLSKALKPLPLPKEKDGVVYDAFTDPEQRYRQRYADLAVNPHVKEVFVKRTKLFNAMRQFFNDAGYFEVETPVLQPIPGGAAARPFITHHNSLDIPLYMRIANELYLKRLIVGGFDGVYEFSKNFRNEGMDRTHNPEFTAMEIYVSYKDYNWMMDFCEQLLEHCALAVNGTTKATFGEHEVDFKAPYARVTMADSIKHFTGFDITGKSEEEIRQAAIDLGIEVDATMGKGKLIDEIFGEKCEGNYIQPTFITDYPKEMSPLCKEHRDNPELTERFELMVCGKEIANAYSELNDPIDQRERFEHQLKLAEKGDDEATEFIDFDFLRALEYGMPPTSGMGIGMDRLIMFLTNNQSIQEVLFFPQMKPEKKAVALSDDAKAVFETLRKAEKLQLNDLKTQSGLSNKKWDKSIKELTKNSLAKVEKTDEGLFVEVL is encoded by the coding sequence ATGTCGCAATTATCAGAGCAAGAGCTAGTAAGACGAGAAAAACTCGGAAAATTAAGAGATTTAGGTATTAACCCTTATCCTGCAGATTTGTATCCTGTAGACCACACCTCAAAACAGATAAAAGACAGTTTCGAGGACGGAAAAGAAGTGGTTATTGCCGGAAGATTAATGATGATTAAAGTACAAGGGAAAGCGAGTTTTGCTCAATTACAAGATGGCGAAGGAAAAATACAAGTGTATTTTAATAGAGATGAAATTTGCCCGGGTGAGGACAAAACCAAATACAACGATGTGTTTAAAAAACTAATTGATTTTGGTGATTTTGTTGGAATTGAAGGCGAACTATTTACAACTCAGGTTGGTGAAAAAACGGTTAAGGTTAAAGACTTTACACTTTTAAGCAAAGCCTTGAAACCATTACCACTACCAAAAGAAAAAGACGGCGTGGTGTACGATGCCTTTACCGACCCTGAACAACGCTACAGACAACGCTATGCCGATTTGGCCGTAAACCCACATGTAAAAGAAGTTTTTGTAAAGCGTACAAAATTATTCAATGCCATGCGTCAGTTTTTTAATGATGCTGGTTATTTTGAAGTAGAAACCCCTGTTTTACAACCCATTCCGGGAGGTGCTGCAGCTAGGCCTTTTATAACACACCACAACTCTTTAGACATTCCGTTGTACATGCGTATTGCAAATGAGCTTTACTTAAAAAGGCTCATAGTTGGTGGGTTTGATGGTGTTTACGAGTTTTCTAAAAACTTTAGAAACGAAGGGATGGATAGAACGCACAACCCTGAGTTTACCGCAATGGAAATTTATGTTTCCTATAAAGATTACAACTGGATGATGGATTTCTGCGAACAGCTATTAGAGCATTGTGCACTAGCGGTTAACGGCACTACAAAAGCTACTTTTGGAGAGCACGAGGTCGATTTTAAAGCACCTTATGCCCGTGTAACCATGGCAGATTCCATTAAGCACTTTACCGGTTTTGATATTACAGGAAAATCTGAAGAAGAAATTAGACAAGCCGCTATAGATTTAGGTATTGAAGTCGATGCAACTATGGGTAAAGGAAAGTTAATCGATGAAATTTTTGGCGAAAAATGTGAAGGCAATTACATTCAGCCAACTTTTATCACAGACTATCCTAAAGAGATGAGCCCGTTATGTAAGGAACACCGAGATAATCCTGAGCTTACTGAACGTTTTGAACTTATGGTTTGTGGTAAGGAAATAGCTAATGCTTATTCTGAATTAAACGACCCTATCGACCAACGCGAACGTTTTGAACACCAATTAAAACTGGCTGAAAAGGGCGATGACGAGGCTACTGAGTTTATCGACTTCGACTTTTTAAGAGCTTTAGAATACGGTATGCCTCCAACGTCTGGTATGGGAATAGGTATGGACCGTTTGATTATGTTCTTAACGAACAACCAATCTATACAAGAAGTGTTGTTCTTCCCACAAATGAAACCAGAGAAAAAAGCAGTGGCCTTAAGCGACGATGCCAAAGCGGTTTTTGAGACCTTAAGGAAAGCTGAAAAACTACAACTGAACGATTTAAAAACCCAATCGGGTCTGTCTAATAAAAAATGGGATAAATCGATTAAAGAACTTACTAAAAACAGCCTTGCCAAAGTTGAAAAAACCGACGAAGGCCTTTTTGTTGAAGTGCTATAA